In Actinomycetota bacterium, the following proteins share a genomic window:
- a CDS encoding homocysteine S-methyltransferase family protein — protein sequence MMPDIRKRLGQELLVLDGALGTMLQRYEIPSEQCPEQLNILADDLIAGIHRDYVLAGADCVATNSFGGTRAKLDKYGLGDQVHELNLAAVRIARESGVKHILASVGPTGLLIEPLGGTAFEQVFELFAEQIRALAAGGPDAILIETMTDIAEARCAVLAARSVCDLPVFATCTFALSGRMDVSGTDPATAAIVLEAAGAEAVGINCGLGPAQVLPLVSQMASATKLPLIVQPNSGIPQLVDGKTVFPGTPDEMGEYAARFVEAGAALVGSCCGSTPAFTGAIGDFARLVPLAPARSGLAGTSLAGPRRSVVLGQGRPLAVIGERINPTGKPDLAESLRQGSTSLVRQFAEEQAEAGADLLDVNVGAAGVDEVAMLKEATIALAGSCDLPLVLDTTDVSALEAALRVYPGKALVNSVNGTPESLAGVLPLVRKYGAAVVVLALDESGIPETERGRLEVVARIQAEATRAGIATADLVVDSLVMTSAIDPDAPRITVGTLHSLKEQGLTTVLGISNVSHGLPMRPALNAAFIGVAAAAGLDAVIANPADAVVAEAIKLADSARAKGVDATAHGAAWDAWDAVYREAVTFADEGVKSQPAADTQPASGRNAHEAALHPALPELLAAAIRRGDAPGSRDLVDALVAAGTGPEQVIPEILAPAIEGLGERFGRGEVFLPQLIVAAEAMKAAVAQVKAHLPAGDMEPQGTVVFATVKGDIHSIGKDICVSLLESQGFEVQDLGVDIEPTQVLDAVLASGPQVVCLSALMTTTLPAMAETVALLAEHRPSLPVMVGGAVVTAEWAASIGAGYSDDAPGCVSAVRVAIASLAGGGAGE from the coding sequence ATGATGCCGGATATCCGCAAGCGTTTGGGCCAGGAGCTGCTCGTGCTCGACGGGGCGCTTGGCACGATGCTGCAGCGATATGAGATACCCTCCGAGCAGTGCCCCGAGCAACTCAACATCCTTGCAGATGACTTGATAGCCGGAATTCATCGCGACTATGTACTAGCGGGTGCCGACTGCGTTGCCACCAACTCCTTCGGCGGAACGCGGGCCAAGCTCGACAAGTACGGTCTGGGTGACCAGGTCCACGAGCTCAATCTTGCGGCAGTGCGTATCGCGCGGGAGTCGGGCGTCAAGCACATCCTGGCGTCCGTCGGCCCGACGGGGCTACTCATCGAACCGCTCGGAGGCACCGCTTTCGAGCAAGTCTTCGAGCTTTTCGCCGAGCAGATCCGTGCGCTGGCAGCCGGGGGTCCGGACGCCATCCTGATCGAGACTATGACCGACATCGCCGAGGCTAGATGTGCGGTCCTGGCCGCGCGCAGCGTCTGTGACCTGCCGGTTTTTGCGACGTGCACGTTCGCGCTTTCGGGACGGATGGATGTTTCGGGAACCGACCCAGCTACAGCAGCGATCGTCTTGGAGGCCGCAGGCGCCGAGGCTGTCGGCATCAACTGTGGCCTTGGGCCTGCGCAGGTGCTTCCGCTGGTATCGCAGATGGCTTCGGCGACGAAGCTGCCGCTCATCGTGCAGCCCAACTCAGGTATCCCCCAGCTTGTGGACGGCAAGACGGTCTTCCCAGGCACACCAGACGAGATGGGCGAGTATGCCGCACGCTTCGTCGAAGCCGGTGCCGCGCTGGTGGGCTCGTGCTGCGGTTCGACCCCGGCGTTCACGGGTGCGATCGGCGATTTCGCGCGCCTCGTGCCGCTGGCACCCGCTCGCTCAGGGCTCGCGGGGACGTCGCTGGCCGGACCTCGGCGATCGGTGGTCCTCGGCCAAGGACGACCGCTCGCGGTCATCGGCGAGAGGATCAACCCGACGGGCAAACCCGACCTCGCAGAATCGTTGCGCCAGGGCTCGACCTCGCTCGTGCGGCAGTTCGCCGAGGAACAGGCAGAGGCCGGCGCGGACCTGCTTGATGTGAATGTCGGAGCCGCGGGTGTCGACGAGGTCGCGATGCTCAAGGAGGCGACCATCGCGCTGGCTGGCTCCTGCGACTTGCCGCTGGTGCTCGATACCACCGACGTCTCCGCACTCGAAGCGGCTTTGCGCGTGTACCCGGGCAAGGCCCTGGTGAACTCGGTCAACGGCACCCCCGAGTCGCTCGCAGGCGTGTTGCCGCTGGTCAGGAAGTACGGCGCCGCAGTCGTCGTGCTCGCACTCGACGAATCCGGGATCCCCGAGACAGAGCGCGGCAGGCTCGAAGTCGTCGCGCGCATCCAGGCAGAGGCGACGCGCGCCGGTATCGCGACCGCCGACCTCGTCGTGGACTCGCTGGTGATGACATCGGCGATCGATCCAGACGCCCCCAGGATCACGGTCGGCACACTCCACTCGCTGAAGGAGCAGGGACTGACGACGGTCCTCGGAATCAGCAACGTAAGCCACGGACTGCCGATGAGGCCGGCCCTGAACGCCGCCTTCATCGGCGTTGCCGCGGCCGCAGGGCTCGACGCCGTGATCGCCAACCCGGCCGACGCGGTCGTCGCAGAAGCCATCAAGCTCGCCGATTCGGCGCGCGCCAAAGGCGTCGACGCGACGGCGCACGGCGCCGCTTGGGACGCCTGGGACGCAGTGTATCGCGAGGCTGTGACATTCGCCGACGAGGGCGTGAAGTCGCAGCCAGCCGCCGATACTCAACCTGCGTCCGGCCGCAACGCTCACGAAGCCGCCCTTCACCCGGCATTACCGGAGCTCCTGGCTGCCGCGATCAGGCGCGGGGATGCACCCGGGTCTCGGGACCTCGTCGATGCGCTCGTGGCCGCAGGTACCGGGCCAGAGCAGGTCATCCCCGAGATACTCGCCCCAGCGATCGAGGGCCTCGGCGAGAGATTCGGGCGTGGCGAGGTGTTCCTGCCGCAGCTCATAGTCGCAGCCGAGGCGATGAAGGCCGCCGTGGCGCAGGTGAAGGCGCACCTCCCCGCAGGCGATATGGAGCCACAAGGCACCGTGGTGTTCGCTACCGTGAAGGGCGACATCCACTCGATTGGCAAGGACATATGTGTATCTTTGCTCGAGAGTCAGGGCTTCGAGGTCCAGGACCTCGGGGTCGACATCGAGCCTACTCAAGTGCTTGATGCGGTCCTGGCGAGCGGGCCGCAGGTCGTCTGCCTCTCGGCATTGATGACCACTACGCTTCCGGCGATGGCCGAGACCGTTGCGCTGCTTGCAGAGCATCGCCCGTCGCTGCCCGTCATGGTGGGTGGCGCGGTCGTGACCGCCGAATGGGCGGCTAGCATCGGCGCCGGATACTCCGATGATGCGCCTGGCTGTGTGTCGGCCGTCCGGGTGGCAATAGCCTCCTTAGCGGGGGGAGGTGCTGGCGAATGA
- a CDS encoding NUDIX hydrolase yields the protein MSNHSHPKAAVTADIALFAGPTTRRTVLLVCRARDPFAGQWALPGGFVDLGEPVESAARRELAEETGLSWEGPLQMVGGYGDPGRDPRGWTVSVVFSAFFGEDAPEVVGGDDASLAQWHPVDALPPLAFDHQTIVSDAISVLRSNGKW from the coding sequence ATGTCGAATCACTCCCACCCGAAAGCTGCCGTAACTGCCGATATCGCGCTTTTCGCCGGACCTACCACCCGCCGAACGGTACTGCTGGTTTGCCGTGCGCGTGACCCCTTCGCAGGACAGTGGGCGCTACCTGGCGGTTTCGTCGATCTGGGGGAGCCGGTTGAATCTGCGGCCAGACGTGAACTCGCCGAGGAGACCGGTCTTTCGTGGGAGGGCCCGCTGCAGATGGTAGGCGGCTATGGGGATCCAGGCCGTGATCCACGCGGCTGGACGGTGAGCGTCGTCTTTTCCGCGTTCTTCGGTGAGGATGCTCCCGAGGTTGTTGGCGGAGACGATGCAAGCTTGGCGCAGTGGCATCCAGTCGATGCTTTGCCGCCGTTGGCCTTCGATCATCAAACGATCGTCTCAGATGCGATCTCGGTATTGAGATCCAATGGTAAGTGGTAG
- a CDS encoding ABC transporter ATP-binding protein/permease, translated as MVSTLIRIIRFIRGYRTTALLALIAIVASIAAELYAPQVLRTLIDDGIIGGNSDHIWRNAGWLTALAVLSGLARFAYGYLSARVSHGAAFGLRKEIFAKLQSLSFSYYDRVQTGQLMTRVTSDVDLVRDFIGGGMVQMISAVLMLVITAAILLSMNLVLALIALSVIPVTLLILLLFVGRLGPMFRSFQERLSRLNGIFGENISGVRVVRTFTAEETETERYRRANQDLLDSGLQIRNSIANAFPLLFSVGSFGVVLITWVGSSMIVEGTLTVGELVAFTSYLVLLLQPLFMLGFGAQQIARAGAGAQRIFEILDAKIDVAEAEDAIVLPELQGRITFEGVTLRYPGDTRDILKELTFSIDTKTTVAVVGSTGSGKTSLVNLIPRYYDPVAGVVAIDGHDTRTLKLDFLRRHIAMVMQDAVLFSGTVSDNISYGRPDATQEQIEAVARMAQAHGFISALSEGYMTHIGERGVTLSGGQRQRISIARALLVDPKILIMDDSTSALDSQTESALIEDLDELMRTRTTIIIGQRPSALARADKVLLIEDGRIADEGTHLELLERNCTYAEILAAPPGSESEDPPGQCEMSGLEGRDG; from the coding sequence ATGGTCTCCACCCTCATACGCATCATCAGGTTCATACGCGGATATCGGACGACCGCATTGCTGGCTCTTATCGCTATTGTCGCCAGCATAGCCGCCGAGCTCTACGCCCCGCAGGTTCTACGCACACTTATCGACGACGGAATCATTGGAGGAAACAGCGACCATATCTGGCGCAATGCGGGCTGGCTTACTGCCCTAGCAGTACTCTCCGGCCTAGCCAGATTTGCTTACGGCTACCTTTCCGCCCGGGTGAGTCACGGCGCAGCGTTCGGCCTTCGCAAGGAGATATTCGCGAAACTCCAGAGTTTGTCGTTTTCCTACTACGATCGCGTCCAGACGGGCCAACTAATGACCCGGGTCACTAGCGATGTCGATCTGGTTCGAGATTTCATCGGCGGTGGAATGGTGCAGATGATCAGCGCCGTTCTCATGCTTGTCATCACCGCGGCGATCCTGCTGTCGATGAATCTGGTGCTGGCATTGATCGCACTTTCAGTCATTCCCGTGACCTTGCTCATCCTGCTTCTCTTCGTTGGCCGACTCGGCCCGATGTTCAGGTCGTTCCAAGAGAGGCTGTCGCGCCTGAACGGCATCTTTGGCGAGAACATTTCGGGTGTCCGTGTAGTCCGCACCTTCACCGCCGAGGAGACCGAGACCGAGCGATACCGCCGAGCGAACCAGGACCTGCTCGATTCCGGCCTTCAGATCCGCAACTCGATCGCGAATGCCTTCCCGCTACTCTTCAGCGTCGGCTCCTTCGGCGTGGTGCTGATCACCTGGGTTGGGTCATCGATGATCGTCGAAGGAACGCTGACCGTCGGCGAACTAGTGGCTTTCACTTCCTACCTCGTGCTGTTGCTGCAGCCGCTCTTCATGCTCGGCTTCGGTGCGCAGCAGATCGCGCGGGCTGGTGCCGGTGCTCAGCGCATCTTCGAGATCCTCGACGCTAAGATCGACGTTGCCGAGGCAGAGGATGCGATTGTCTTGCCCGAATTGCAGGGACGCATCACCTTCGAAGGTGTGACATTGCGATATCCCGGCGACACGCGGGACATCCTCAAGGAGCTGACCTTCTCCATCGATACCAAGACGACCGTCGCCGTTGTCGGCTCCACTGGCTCAGGCAAAACCAGCCTGGTCAACCTCATCCCGCGCTACTACGATCCCGTTGCAGGAGTCGTAGCGATCGACGGACACGACACCCGCACCCTCAAGCTCGACTTCCTCCGGCGGCATATCGCGATGGTCATGCAAGACGCAGTCCTTTTCAGCGGGACGGTAAGCGACAACATCTCCTACGGACGACCCGACGCCACACAGGAGCAAATCGAAGCGGTCGCACGGATGGCGCAAGCTCACGGATTCATCTCGGCGCTTTCCGAAGGCTACATGACGCACATCGGTGAGCGTGGTGTCACCTTGTCAGGCGGTCAACGTCAACGCATCTCCATCGCCCGTGCGCTTCTTGTTGATCCCAAGATCCTCATCATGGACGACTCGACTTCGGCTCTGGATTCCCAGACGGAAAGCGCACTGATTGAGGATCTTGACGAGCTGATGCGCACCCGCACCACGATTATCATTGGCCAACGCCCTTCGGCACTGGCACGAGCTGACAAAGTCCTACTGATCGAGGACGGACGAATCGCCGATGAGGGCACACACCTCGAGCTCCTCGAAAGGAACTGCACCTATGCCGAAATTCTGGCGGCCCCACCAGGATCTGAGTCCGAGGACCCGCCCGGTCAGTGCGAGATGAGTGGACTCGAAGGGCGTGATGGTTAG
- a CDS encoding ABC transporter ATP-binding protein/permease, with the protein MAHPHGTGPQIPVESVAAATALASVRRLIEYVLKYRRNVIFAVVWLLVSSATAAAVPALIGYVVDQAVRQAAGAGEVSALNAPIALLAAVTIAGWFAQRAQIIHLGNAGQRALFVLRQEVFAKLHVLPVAYFESSAAGDLMSRLVNDIETVNSFMSQGLRRLIGSMLVVVATVVAMFIVDARLALVTLLALPFLMATAWVFGKVSRRVFRQRQVAIGNVSALLAEELAGIKVAQSFARSGASSEAFDARNAANRDASINASAISSAFEPALTLISTIATVLVAGYGGMLAAGGVITVGVVVAFFNYARQFFNSISQISTLWGETQSAIAGSERVFTLLDAQTGMTDPPDAVDLMDPQGSLGFSKVNFGYAEGPQVLFDVSFQVLPGETVALVGMTGAGKSTILDLISKMYAPDSGEITIDGVDIHKVTTPSLRRILGVVGQEPFLFTGTVADNLRYARSGVTDDEIRSTLLDVGGPVLLESLPEGIDTRIGERGLTLSGGQRQLLALARVMLSDPSILLLDEATSAVDSRTETQIHVALDKVFSERTAIVIAHRLSTVKRADRIIVIEDGRVVESGTYRELMAAGGYASNLFCAQII; encoded by the coding sequence GTGGCTCACCCACACGGAACGGGTCCGCAGATTCCGGTTGAAAGCGTGGCCGCCGCTACTGCGCTTGCGAGCGTGCGCAGACTGATCGAATACGTGCTCAAGTATCGTCGAAATGTCATTTTTGCCGTGGTGTGGCTGCTGGTCTCCTCGGCAACCGCTGCGGCGGTTCCTGCCTTGATCGGCTACGTGGTTGACCAAGCGGTCAGGCAAGCAGCAGGTGCGGGCGAAGTGAGTGCCCTCAATGCACCGATCGCACTGCTTGCAGCGGTCACTATCGCAGGATGGTTCGCTCAGCGTGCCCAAATCATCCACCTCGGAAATGCAGGTCAGAGGGCTCTTTTCGTTCTTCGGCAGGAAGTATTCGCAAAGCTCCATGTGCTCCCAGTTGCGTATTTCGAGTCTTCGGCCGCAGGAGACCTGATGAGTCGACTGGTCAACGACATCGAGACGGTGAATTCATTCATGTCCCAGGGCCTGCGCCGACTGATCGGGTCGATGCTCGTTGTGGTTGCAACGGTCGTCGCAATGTTCATCGTGGATGCCCGTCTTGCATTGGTCACGCTCTTGGCCTTGCCGTTCCTAATGGCAACCGCATGGGTGTTCGGAAAGGTCTCCCGGAGGGTGTTTCGGCAGCGCCAGGTTGCAATCGGAAACGTAAGCGCACTACTTGCCGAAGAGTTGGCGGGAATCAAGGTCGCCCAGTCGTTCGCAAGGTCTGGAGCTAGCAGCGAAGCATTCGATGCCCGTAACGCCGCAAACAGGGATGCCAGTATCAACGCCTCGGCGATCTCGTCAGCCTTCGAGCCTGCCCTGACCCTGATATCAACGATTGCGACCGTACTGGTGGCCGGCTATGGCGGAATGCTGGCTGCTGGAGGAGTGATCACTGTGGGCGTAGTGGTGGCGTTCTTCAACTACGCACGCCAGTTCTTCAACTCGATATCGCAGATCTCCACTCTTTGGGGAGAAACTCAGTCGGCTATTGCTGGCAGCGAGCGCGTCTTCACCCTTTTGGATGCTCAGACCGGGATGACCGATCCTCCAGACGCCGTTGACCTCATGGACCCCCAGGGTTCCTTGGGTTTCAGCAAAGTTAACTTCGGCTATGCCGAAGGACCCCAAGTACTGTTCGACGTCAGTTTCCAGGTCCTTCCGGGCGAGACCGTGGCTCTGGTGGGGATGACCGGAGCGGGCAAGTCCACAATCCTGGACCTCATCTCCAAGATGTATGCGCCCGACTCAGGCGAGATCACTATCGATGGAGTGGATATACACAAGGTCACCACCCCTTCCTTGCGAAGGATTCTCGGTGTCGTTGGGCAAGAACCCTTTTTGTTCACTGGGACCGTGGCCGACAACCTCAGGTATGCGCGGAGCGGCGTGACCGACGATGAAATCCGCTCGACTCTACTCGACGTCGGTGGCCCAGTACTTCTGGAAAGCCTGCCGGAAGGTATCGATACACGGATTGGCGAACGCGGACTCACGCTCTCCGGTGGTCAACGGCAATTGCTCGCACTAGCCAGAGTGATGCTTTCGGATCCCTCCATCCTACTTCTCGACGAGGCCACCTCAGCAGTGGACTCACGTACCGAGACCCAGATCCATGTTGCCTTGGACAAGGTTTTCTCTGAGCGCACCGCAATCGTCATCGCCCATCGGCTGTCCACAGTAAAAAGGGCCGACAGGATAATCGTGATAGAGGATGGCCGTGTTGTTGAGAGCGGCACGTATCGCGAGCTGATGGCGGCGGGCGGATACGCCTCGAATCTCTTCTGCGCTCAGATAATCTGA